A stretch of Dermochelys coriacea isolate rDerCor1 chromosome 6, rDerCor1.pri.v4, whole genome shotgun sequence DNA encodes these proteins:
- the KCTD13 gene encoding BTB/POZ domain-containing adapter for CUL3-mediated RhoA degradation protein 1 isoform X1, translating into MSAEATMTPLPAPEACAPMVSMQHQPTGGAVGVTFDLKPLNPSSKYVKLNVGGSLHYTTVQTLTKQDTMLKAMFSGRMEVLTDSEGWILIDRSGRHFGTILNYLRDGSVSLPESQRELEEMLSEARYYLIQGLVEDCQLALQQKNDGYDPLCLIPMVTSPKEEQQIISSCSKPVVKLLHNRSNNKYSYTSNSDDNLLKNIELFDKLALRFNGRVLFIKDVLGDEICCWSFYGQGRKIAEVCCTSIVYATEKKQTKVEFPEARIFEETLNILIYETPRVPDKALLEATGGVAGGGGGPHRADEEDGREHRVRRIHVRRHIMHDERPHGHQAVFKD; encoded by the exons ATGTCGGCCGAGGCCACGatgaccccgctcccagcccccgAGGCCTGCGCCCCCATGGTATCCATGCAGCACCAGCCTACAGGGGGAGCGGTGGGTGTGACCTTTGACCTAAAGCCCTTGAATCCCAGCAGCAAGTACGTGAAGTTGAACGTGGGGGGGTCCCTGCACTACACCACAGTGCAGACTCTCACCAAGCAGGATACCATGCTCAAGGCCATGTTCAGCGGTAGAATGGAGGTGCTCACTGACAGCGAAG GCTGGATCCTGATCGACCGTAGCGGGCGTCACTTCGGCACCATCCTCAACTACCTGCGGGATGGCTCGGTCTCGCTCCCAGAGTCGCAGCGGGAGCTGGAGGAGATGCTGTCCGAGGCACGGTACTACCTCATCCAGGGGTTGGTGGAGGACTGCCAGCTTGCCCTGCAG CAAAAGAACGATGGCTATGATCCTCTGTGTCTCATTCCCATGGTGACATCCCCCAAGGAGGAGCAACAGATCATCTCCAGCTGCTCCAAG ccagtgGTGAAACTGTTGCATAATAGAAGCAACAACAAGTATTCATATACCAG TAACTCAGACGATAACTTGCTGAAGAACATTGAGCTGTTTGACAAGCTGGCGCTGCGCTTCAACGGGCGGGTCCTCTTCATCAAGGACGTGCTGGGGGATGAGATCTGCTGCTGGTCCTTCTATGGGCAGGGCCGCAAAATCGCCGAGGTCTGCTGCACCTCCATCGTCTACGCCACTGAGAAGAAGCAGACCAAG GTGGAGTTCCCCGAAGCCCGGATCTTCGAGGAGACCCTGAACATTCTGATCTACGAGACCCCGCGGGTCCCCGACAAGGCGCTCCTGGAAGCGACGGGTGGGGTGGCCGGAGGAGGGGGAGGCCCCCACCGGGCCGACGAGGAGGACGGGCGGGAGCACCGCGTCCGGCGTATCCATGTCCGGCGCCACATCATGCATGACGAGCGCCCCCACGGCCACCAAGCCGTCTTCAAGGACTGA
- the KCTD13 gene encoding BTB/POZ domain-containing adapter for CUL3-mediated RhoA degradation protein 1 isoform X2 — MSAEATMTPLPAPEACAPMVSMQHQPTGGAVGVTFDLKPLNPSSKYVKLNVGGSLHYTTVQTLTKQDTMLKAMFSGRMEVLTDSEGWILIDRSGRHFGTILNYLRDGSVSLPESQRELEEMLSEARYYLIQGLVEDCQLALQPVVKLLHNRSNNKYSYTSNSDDNLLKNIELFDKLALRFNGRVLFIKDVLGDEICCWSFYGQGRKIAEVCCTSIVYATEKKQTKVEFPEARIFEETLNILIYETPRVPDKALLEATGGVAGGGGGPHRADEEDGREHRVRRIHVRRHIMHDERPHGHQAVFKD; from the exons ATGTCGGCCGAGGCCACGatgaccccgctcccagcccccgAGGCCTGCGCCCCCATGGTATCCATGCAGCACCAGCCTACAGGGGGAGCGGTGGGTGTGACCTTTGACCTAAAGCCCTTGAATCCCAGCAGCAAGTACGTGAAGTTGAACGTGGGGGGGTCCCTGCACTACACCACAGTGCAGACTCTCACCAAGCAGGATACCATGCTCAAGGCCATGTTCAGCGGTAGAATGGAGGTGCTCACTGACAGCGAAG GCTGGATCCTGATCGACCGTAGCGGGCGTCACTTCGGCACCATCCTCAACTACCTGCGGGATGGCTCGGTCTCGCTCCCAGAGTCGCAGCGGGAGCTGGAGGAGATGCTGTCCGAGGCACGGTACTACCTCATCCAGGGGTTGGTGGAGGACTGCCAGCTTGCCCTGCAG ccagtgGTGAAACTGTTGCATAATAGAAGCAACAACAAGTATTCATATACCAG TAACTCAGACGATAACTTGCTGAAGAACATTGAGCTGTTTGACAAGCTGGCGCTGCGCTTCAACGGGCGGGTCCTCTTCATCAAGGACGTGCTGGGGGATGAGATCTGCTGCTGGTCCTTCTATGGGCAGGGCCGCAAAATCGCCGAGGTCTGCTGCACCTCCATCGTCTACGCCACTGAGAAGAAGCAGACCAAG GTGGAGTTCCCCGAAGCCCGGATCTTCGAGGAGACCCTGAACATTCTGATCTACGAGACCCCGCGGGTCCCCGACAAGGCGCTCCTGGAAGCGACGGGTGGGGTGGCCGGAGGAGGGGGAGGCCCCCACCGGGCCGACGAGGAGGACGGGCGGGAGCACCGCGTCCGGCGTATCCATGTCCGGCGCCACATCATGCATGACGAGCGCCCCCACGGCCACCAAGCCGTCTTCAAGGACTGA